The genomic stretch TCTTCCGAAGGAATGGACCGACGATCCAGATCGACTGAAAGCCGCATACGTGCCCCCCGATACCGGCTTTGCGACCAAACCAAAGCTTGCGACGAGAATGATCGCACGCGCCATAGCCGCGCCTGTCCCGTTCAAGTGGGTTGCAGGCGATACGGTCTACGGTGTCGGTGACATTGAACAGCAACTGCGTCGCGCAGGCAAAGGCTATGTCCTGGGGGTCAGCAGCGCGCATGTATTTCGATCCTGGGGCAAGCGTCGATCGGTCGCCGGCACGGCTGCCGACATCGCCCTGACGCGGCGTGCGTCCGACTGGAAACGCCTGTCAGCAGGGGCCGGAACCAAAGGACCGCGGCTGCATGATTGGTGCTATCTCGAATTGGCCGACCTGGCCGGAGAACCAAACGACGAAAATCCGGGCCTTTGGACACGCGGTCTGCTGATCCGTCGTCGTATCGCCGATGGCGATCTCGCCTTCTTCACCACCTGGTGCCCAGCGGCAACATCGATCGAAACACTGGTGGGGGTCGAAGGCCATCGGTGGGCAATCGAGGACAGTTTCGAGACCGCCAAGAACGAGTTCGGGCTCGACCACAACGAGAGCAGATCCTGGCACGGCTGGCATCGCCACGTTTCCATGGCGATGCTCGCCTTCGCCATGATGGCGGTGATCCGCCATCGCGCCAATCCGCCGGCGCCAAAAAAAACCAAACGCCGAACCACGGCAAGGGTCAAACCACAGCCACGCCGTCGTTGATCCGATGGTCGATCCAGGAAGTCCGACGCATTGCCGTCAGGCTCGCGCGAAAGCGGATACAACCCGCACACATCATCGCATGGTCACTCTGGCGTAGAGCTCATCAGGCGGTCGCTCAGCGAGCCCACTTCAAAGCAAAACGGCAACTGTAATGCTAAGCACGGACTTCGCTGGTGCAAACGCCACTACGCCACTGGCTTTTGGCCGCACGATAGCGGAATATTCCCGAAGACATTTGTTCGGAGGGATCGAAGCAGCGATGGCCACGGAAGCCGCCGATAAACCCGATCACGCCTGGCCGATCTTCCGCTCGCTGGCTTCGTTCCGGCCGAGCTATTTACCCGGCGACCTGATCGCGGGCCTGACGCTGGCGGCGATCGCGATCCCCGAACAGATGGCGACCGCCCGCCTCGGCGGCTTCTCGCCGCAGATCGGCTTTTTCGCCTTCATCGCGGGATCGATCGGCTTTGCCATGCTCGGCAGCAACCGCTTCCTGTCGTGCGGCGCCGATTCGACGATCACGCCGATCTTCGCCGGTGGGCTCGTGTTGATGGCCGCAAGCGGCTCGCCCGACTATCAGGCGCTCGCGGTCGCACTGGCGCTGATGGTCGGCGTGATCCTGGTACTCGGCGGCCTGTTTCGGCTCGGCGGGATCGCCAATCTGCTGTCGACGCCGGTGATGGTCGGCTTTCTCGCCGGCATTTCCGTGCACATCCTGGTCTCCCAGATGCCCGGCGTGCTCGGGCTGGAAGCACCGAAGGGACCGATGCTCGACAAGATCGGGATGCTGGCGCAGCATCTTGGCGATGCCAATTTCTATACCGTTGCGATCGGCTTCGGCGTGCTTGCCGTGGTCGCCGGATCGGAAGCGATCAGCGCCAAAATTCCCGGTGCGCTGATCGGACTGGTCGCAGCCACCGCGGCCGTGATCGCAGCCGGCCTCGAGAGCAAGGGCGTCAACGTGGTCGGCACCGTTCCGGCAAGTTTGCCGACGCCGTCATTGCCGGACATCGCTGCACAGCAATGGGCGAAGCTCGTTCCGCTGAGCCTGCTGATCGCGATCGTCGTCATGGTGCAGACGGCGGCGACCACGCGGTCGTTCCCTTCCGACCCCGACAAGCCCGCCGACGTCGATCGCGATTTTCTCGGCGCCGGCGCCGGCAGCATTTTGGCTGGCCTGTTCGGTGCGTTTCCGGTCAACGCCAGCCCGCCGCGGACCGGCATCGTGTCCGAGACTGGCGGACGGTCGCAGCTGTCCGGACTGTTCGCGGCCGCGATCGTGCTGGCGCTGCTGGCGTTCGGCGCCACGCTGTTGCGCCACGTTCCCGATGCGGCGCTCGGCGGCGTGCTGCTGTTCGTGGCGCTGCGCATCATCCGCCTCCGGCAGATCGTCCAGATCTATCGCCAGTCGTTCGGCGAATTCCTGCTGATCGTCGCGACCGCGGCCGCGATCATCGTGCTGCCGATCGAACAGGGCGTCGCGGTCGGGATCGGGCTGTCGCTGCTGCACGGCATCTGGACCACGACGCGGGCGCGGCTGATCGAATTCGAACAGGTGCCCGGCACCACGATCTGGTGGCCGGCAAGTCAGCACGTTGCCGGCGAACGCCATCCGAACGTGACCGTCGTCGGCCTGCAGGCGCCGCTGTCGTTCCTGAACGCAGGAAGTTTCAGCGCCGATGTGCTTCATGTTCTCAATGCCGCGACACCAAAACCAAAGCTGCTCGTTCTGGAAGCCACCGGCATCATCGAAATCGACTTCACCGCCGCGCAGACATTGATCAATCTCATCAGGCAATGCCACGAGGATGGCATCACGGTCGCCATCGCCCGGCTGGAATCGACACGGGCGCAACAGGCGTTCGAGCGTTTCAAGCTGTACGATGTGCTGCCGCGAGAGCGCATCTTCCGCAGCGTCGATGAAGCCGTCCGCACGCTGGCGTCCCCGTCATGAGACCCGATAGCGCTCCATGACCTCCTTGTCCGGCTCATAGCCCAGTCCGGGCCCCTCCGGCACCGCGATGGCGCCG from Bradyrhizobium sp. Ash2021 encodes the following:
- a CDS encoding IS701 family transposase; the encoded protein is MIRTSWTRTASIEETLALWAASLREIKKRIRPLFGQERVAKNAGLFLEGLLGDEQRKTGWMRAEAAGDPGPWRQQAILGRRDWDADALRDIVRDYVIEHLADDDAVLVIDETGFLKQGKASCGVARQYTGSAGKITNCQIGVFAAYVSCHGHAFIDRALYLPKEWTDDPDRLKAAYVPPDTGFATKPKLATRMIARAIAAPVPFKWVAGDTVYGVGDIEQQLRRAGKGYVLGVSSAHVFRSWGKRRSVAGTAADIALTRRASDWKRLSAGAGTKGPRLHDWCYLELADLAGEPNDENPGLWTRGLLIRRRIADGDLAFFTTWCPAATSIETLVGVEGHRWAIEDSFETAKNEFGLDHNESRSWHGWHRHVSMAMLAFAMMAVIRHRANPPAPKKTKRRTTARVKPQPRRR
- a CDS encoding SulP family inorganic anion transporter, which produces MATEAADKPDHAWPIFRSLASFRPSYLPGDLIAGLTLAAIAIPEQMATARLGGFSPQIGFFAFIAGSIGFAMLGSNRFLSCGADSTITPIFAGGLVLMAASGSPDYQALAVALALMVGVILVLGGLFRLGGIANLLSTPVMVGFLAGISVHILVSQMPGVLGLEAPKGPMLDKIGMLAQHLGDANFYTVAIGFGVLAVVAGSEAISAKIPGALIGLVAATAAVIAAGLESKGVNVVGTVPASLPTPSLPDIAAQQWAKLVPLSLLIAIVVMVQTAATTRSFPSDPDKPADVDRDFLGAGAGSILAGLFGAFPVNASPPRTGIVSETGGRSQLSGLFAAAIVLALLAFGATLLRHVPDAALGGVLLFVALRIIRLRQIVQIYRQSFGEFLLIVATAAAIIVLPIEQGVAVGIGLSLLHGIWTTTRARLIEFEQVPGTTIWWPASQHVAGERHPNVTVVGLQAPLSFLNAGSFSADVLHVLNAATPKPKLLVLEATGIIEIDFTAAQTLINLIRQCHEDGITVAIARLESTRAQQAFERFKLYDVLPRERIFRSVDEAVRTLASPS